The proteins below come from a single uncultured Carboxylicivirga sp. genomic window:
- a CDS encoding DUF429 domain-containing protein, whose product MNIAGVDGCRYGWIVAYYVNNQYQIEIFPSISQMMQNIPPMERILIDMPMGLSSPGFARTIDATLRKHLPQRGSTVFNVPCKAAVYEDDFSKAKELNIAIEGKSLSIQTLNIKHKIKELDEYLALSQHQTIFIESHPELCFKHLNKGILLSKKSTSEGLTERLEVLQKWDSNLNAAYQKANQQFKRKDVKPDDIVDALCLCLVNKLGAQGKLSFITDDNRQSEDGVLHRIAYYNVDGKL is encoded by the coding sequence ATGAACATCGCAGGAGTTGATGGATGCCGTTACGGTTGGATTGTTGCCTACTATGTAAATAATCAATACCAAATCGAAATATTCCCATCCATCAGCCAGATGATGCAAAATATACCACCCATGGAACGTATCTTAATTGATATGCCCATGGGTTTATCATCTCCGGGATTCGCCCGAACCATTGATGCAACCTTAAGAAAACACCTCCCTCAACGCGGATCAACCGTGTTTAATGTACCATGCAAAGCTGCGGTTTATGAAGATGACTTTTCAAAAGCCAAAGAACTAAACATTGCCATTGAAGGCAAAAGTCTTTCGATTCAAACCCTCAATATCAAGCATAAGATTAAAGAGCTGGATGAGTATTTAGCACTATCTCAACATCAAACAATATTTATCGAAAGCCATCCCGAGTTATGCTTTAAGCATTTGAACAAAGGCATTCTTCTTTCAAAAAAATCTACTTCGGAAGGACTGACAGAACGCCTGGAGGTATTGCAAAAGTGGGATAGCAATCTCAATGCTGCCTATCAAAAAGCCAACCAACAGTTTAAGCGTAAAGATGTAAAACCCGACGATATTGTGGATGCCCTGTGTTTATGTCTTGTTAATAAGCTGGGAGCCCAAGGTAAGCTGAGTTTTATTACCGATGATAACCGGCAGTCGGAAGACGGAGTGTTGCACAGGATTGCATATTATAATGTAGACGGTAAGTTGTAA
- a CDS encoding glycoside hydrolase family 2 TIM barrel-domain containing protein — MKKILALLGLALTCGVISAQNVFQNIPNRKSTTLNGKWHYIVDIYETGYYDYRYQPRDLQKNPGNDAYFLDVTPNDRSGLHEYNFETSPTMYVPGDWTSQVEKLFYYEGTVWYRKKFDYKKTHDNNRVFLNFGAVNYRADVYLNGQKLGFHEGGFTPFYFEVTNLLKEKDNSIVVKVDNKRKKEAVPTLNTDWWNYGGITRDVDLIETQSTYIADYSLHLKKGNAGLIEGYVSLNGDTKANQQLTLSIPELKINQTLTSDDKGWVSFNIKAKKINYWSPENPKLYAVKLTYNNQTLDDKIGFRTIEVKGSDILINNKSVFLRGISIHEENPMDGRRAYSKEDAELLLGWAKEMGCNFVRLAHYPHNEHMLRLADELGIMVWEENPVYWTIPFDNHDTYLLAEKQLKEVMMRDKNRASVIIWSMANETPRTDARLEFLKNLAATARKIDNTRLISAALEKNVVEGKENTLGIDDPFMDYVDIISFNEYVGWYDGLPEKCERVHWEINYNKPVFISEFGGGALQGLHGDKLDRWTEEFQEDLYVKNIEMLRQIPQLRGMSPWILTDFRSPRRMRPLIQDGWNRKGLISEKGTKKKAYFVLQDYYKELKEKWSK; from the coding sequence ATGAAGAAGATTCTTGCCCTACTGGGGCTTGCCTTGACGTGTGGTGTTATCAGCGCCCAGAATGTTTTCCAAAACATACCCAACCGAAAATCAACCACTCTCAATGGCAAATGGCATTACATTGTTGATATATACGAAACCGGCTACTACGATTACCGCTATCAACCACGCGACTTACAAAAAAATCCGGGTAACGATGCCTACTTTTTAGATGTTACTCCCAACGATCGCTCAGGCTTGCACGAGTACAATTTTGAGACTTCGCCCACAATGTATGTGCCGGGCGACTGGACTTCGCAGGTAGAAAAACTCTTCTATTACGAGGGAACCGTATGGTATCGTAAGAAGTTTGATTACAAAAAAACGCACGACAACAACCGGGTATTCCTGAATTTTGGCGCCGTTAATTATCGTGCCGATGTTTATTTAAATGGTCAAAAACTAGGATTTCACGAGGGAGGTTTCACTCCTTTTTATTTCGAAGTAACCAACTTGTTGAAAGAAAAAGACAATTCAATTGTGGTAAAAGTGGATAACAAACGGAAGAAAGAAGCGGTACCAACTTTAAATACCGACTGGTGGAACTATGGCGGCATTACCCGCGATGTGGATCTGATTGAAACACAATCGACCTATATTGCCGATTATTCGCTTCATCTTAAAAAAGGCAACGCCGGTTTAATCGAAGGATACGTAAGTTTAAATGGCGATACCAAGGCCAATCAACAGCTTACACTTTCTATTCCTGAGCTAAAGATCAATCAAACATTAACATCTGATGATAAAGGTTGGGTATCGTTTAATATCAAAGCAAAAAAGATCAATTATTGGTCGCCCGAGAACCCAAAGCTTTATGCTGTAAAGCTGACATACAACAATCAAACTCTTGATGATAAAATAGGATTCCGCACCATTGAGGTGAAAGGCTCAGATATATTGATTAACAACAAAAGTGTTTTTCTGCGAGGCATTAGTATACATGAAGAAAACCCAATGGATGGTCGCCGGGCTTACAGTAAAGAAGATGCCGAATTATTGTTGGGTTGGGCCAAAGAAATGGGCTGTAACTTTGTTCGATTGGCACATTACCCTCACAACGAACACATGTTGCGTTTGGCCGACGAATTGGGCATAATGGTTTGGGAAGAGAATCCGGTTTACTGGACTATTCCCTTTGATAACCACGACACCTATCTGTTGGCCGAAAAACAATTGAAAGAAGTAATGATGCGCGACAAGAACCGTGCTTCGGTTATTATTTGGTCGATGGCCAATGAAACACCGCGTACCGATGCTCGTCTCGAATTCTTAAAGAATTTGGCTGCCACTGCCCGCAAAATAGATAACACACGCTTGATCAGTGCAGCACTAGAGAAAAATGTAGTTGAAGGCAAAGAAAACACTTTGGGTATCGACGATCCGTTTATGGACTACGTAGACATTATCAGCTTTAACGAGTATGTGGGCTGGTACGATGGCTTGCCCGAAAAATGCGAACGTGTACACTGGGAGATTAACTACAACAAACCAGTGTTTATCTCCGAGTTTGGTGGAGGCGCTTTACAAGGGCTTCATGGCGATAAGCTGGATAGATGGACCGAAGAGTTCCAGGAAGATTTGTACGTCAAAAATATCGAAATGCTGCGTCAGATACCTCAGTTAAGAGGAATGTCGCCATGGATTTTAACCGACTTCCGCTCGCCACGTCGCATGCGTCCGCTTATACAAGATGGATGGAACCGTAAAGGCTTAATATCAGAAAAAGGCACCAAGAAAAAAGCCTATTTTGTATTACAAGATTATTACAAAGAGTTAAAGGAAAAGTGGAGTAAATAA
- the leuS gene encoding leucine--tRNA ligase — MEYNFKDLEQKWQQYWIDNQTYKVEVDNNRPKYYVLDMFPYPSGAGLHVGHPLGYIASDIYSRYKRLNGFNVLHPMGYDAYGLPAEQYAIQTGQHPAITTENNLNRYRQQLDKIGFCYDWDREVKTCDPDYYKWTQWAFIQMFNHYYCNQAKQARPISELVDVFAKTGTEGLDLACSEELVFTADEWKAKSDKEQQEILLNYRLAYLADTMVNWCPALGTVLANDEVKEGVSVRGGHPVEQKVMRQWSLRVSAYAERLLTGLDNVDWSDSLKEIQRNWIGRSEGAEMTFKVKESDVEMEIFTTRADTVYGVTFMVLAPESELVDQLTTTEQRAAVDAYILETKKRTERERLTEVKKVSGVFSGSYAINPLTNEEIPVWISDYVLAGYGTGAIMAVPAHDSRDFAFAKHFDLPIRQVVIPEGAEATDPATWNDSIDSKEGTMVNSGILDGLSVKDGIAKTKEYISAEGIGKVKVNYRLRDAIFSRQRYWGEPFPVYYKDDMPYMLDESKLPLTLPEIDKYLPTEQGEPPLGRAKDWKTEEGYPLELNTMPGFAGSSAYYLRYMDPKNDKALVGKEANEYWQDVDLYIGGTEHATGHLIYSRFWNKFLYDMGAVIKDEPYKKLINQGMIQGRSNFVYRVKGTNTFVSYNLRKDYDVTEIHVDVNIVRNDELDMEAFKKWSPDYANAEFILEGDKYICGYAVEKMSKSMYNVVNPDDIIEEYGADTLRLYEMFLGPLEQSKPWDTNGIDGVHKFLKKTWRLFYNGDQLAVSDDKATPDELKVLHRTIKKITEDVERFSFNTCVSAFMICVNDLNDLKCNKREIVEPLLALLAPFAPHISEELWSQLGHTTSVVDTQWPVLIESHLVESTVTYPVSFNGKMRFKIDLPADMNPKEVEATVLAHQSSAKWIEGKTIRKVIVVPKKIINIVVG; from the coding sequence ATGGAATACAATTTTAAGGACCTGGAACAAAAGTGGCAGCAATACTGGATCGATAACCAAACATATAAGGTAGAGGTTGACAACAACCGTCCTAAGTATTATGTGTTGGATATGTTCCCGTATCCTTCGGGAGCCGGCTTACACGTTGGTCACCCACTGGGCTACATTGCTTCAGACATTTACAGCCGCTACAAGCGATTAAACGGATTTAACGTATTGCACCCGATGGGTTACGATGCGTACGGATTACCGGCAGAGCAATATGCTATTCAAACCGGACAACACCCGGCTATTACTACCGAAAATAACCTAAACCGTTACCGTCAGCAGCTCGATAAAATTGGATTCTGTTACGATTGGGATCGCGAAGTAAAAACCTGCGACCCGGATTATTATAAGTGGACACAGTGGGCATTTATTCAAATGTTCAACCACTATTACTGCAATCAGGCTAAACAAGCCCGACCTATCAGCGAGTTGGTTGACGTATTTGCCAAAACTGGTACCGAAGGATTAGACTTAGCTTGCAGCGAAGAGTTGGTATTTACTGCCGATGAGTGGAAGGCTAAATCAGACAAAGAACAACAAGAAATATTATTGAACTACCGTTTGGCTTATTTGGCCGATACGATGGTTAACTGGTGTCCTGCATTGGGTACTGTATTGGCCAACGACGAAGTGAAAGAAGGTGTTTCGGTTCGCGGTGGTCACCCGGTTGAGCAAAAAGTAATGCGCCAATGGTCGTTGCGTGTTTCTGCTTATGCCGAGCGCCTGTTAACCGGTTTGGATAATGTGGATTGGAGCGATTCATTGAAAGAAATCCAACGCAACTGGATTGGTCGTTCCGAAGGTGCTGAAATGACTTTCAAAGTAAAAGAATCGGATGTGGAGATGGAAATCTTTACCACTCGTGCCGATACTGTTTACGGAGTAACTTTTATGGTATTGGCTCCTGAGAGTGAGTTGGTCGATCAGTTAACTACTACTGAGCAACGTGCTGCTGTTGATGCTTATATTTTAGAAACTAAAAAACGTACCGAGCGCGAACGTTTAACCGAAGTAAAAAAGGTGAGCGGTGTTTTCTCAGGTTCTTACGCTATCAATCCATTAACCAACGAAGAAATTCCGGTTTGGATCAGCGACTATGTATTGGCCGGTTACGGAACAGGTGCCATTATGGCCGTTCCTGCACACGACTCGCGTGACTTTGCCTTTGCCAAACATTTCGATTTACCAATCCGCCAGGTAGTAATTCCTGAAGGAGCTGAAGCCACCGATCCGGCAACATGGAACGATTCCATCGACTCGAAAGAAGGTACCATGGTTAACTCAGGCATTTTAGATGGCTTGAGCGTTAAAGACGGTATTGCAAAAACCAAAGAATATATTTCAGCAGAAGGCATTGGTAAGGTAAAAGTAAACTACCGCCTTCGCGATGCTATTTTCAGCCGCCAGCGTTACTGGGGTGAGCCGTTCCCTGTGTATTACAAGGACGACATGCCTTATATGTTGGATGAGTCGAAATTACCATTGACATTACCCGAGATTGACAAATATTTGCCAACCGAGCAGGGCGAGCCCCCATTGGGCCGTGCCAAAGACTGGAAGACCGAAGAAGGTTATCCTTTGGAGTTAAATACCATGCCAGGTTTTGCCGGATCATCGGCTTATTACCTTCGTTACATGGATCCGAAGAACGATAAGGCTTTGGTGGGTAAAGAAGCAAACGAATACTGGCAGGATGTTGACCTTTACATTGGAGGAACCGAACATGCTACCGGTCACTTGATTTATTCACGTTTCTGGAACAAGTTCTTATACGATATGGGTGCCGTAATCAAAGACGAGCCATACAAAAAGTTGATCAACCAGGGTATGATTCAGGGTCGTTCTAACTTTGTATATCGCGTTAAAGGAACCAATACTTTTGTATCGTACAACTTACGTAAAGACTATGATGTAACCGAAATTCACGTAGACGTTAACATTGTTCGTAACGATGAGTTGGATATGGAAGCCTTCAAAAAGTGGAGTCCTGATTATGCCAATGCCGAATTTATTTTAGAAGGTGATAAATACATCTGTGGTTATGCTGTTGAAAAAATGTCGAAGTCGATGTACAACGTGGTAAATCCAGATGATATCATTGAAGAATACGGTGCCGACACATTGCGTTTATACGAAATGTTCCTGGGCCCATTGGAGCAAAGCAAGCCATGGGATACAAATGGTATCGACGGTGTTCATAAGTTTTTGAAGAAAACCTGGCGTTTATTCTATAATGGCGATCAGTTAGCTGTTAGCGATGATAAAGCTACTCCTGACGAATTAAAGGTACTACACCGCACCATTAAGAAGATTACCGAAGATGTTGAGCGTTTCTCATTCAATACCTGTGTAAGTGCCTTCATGATTTGTGTAAATGACTTAAACGACCTAAAATGTAACAAACGCGAAATAGTAGAGCCTCTGTTAGCTTTATTAGCACCGTTTGCTCCTCATATTTCAGAAGAATTATGGAGCCAGTTAGGTCATACAACATCGGTGGTCGACACTCAATGGCCTGTATTAATCGAAAGTCATTTGGTTGAATCAACCGTTACTTATCCGGTTTCATTCAATGGTAAAATGCGTTTTAAAATCGATCTTCCGGCCGATATGAATCCAAAAGAAGTGGAAGCAACCGTATTGGCTCATCAATCATCAGCCAAATGGATCGAAGGAAAAACCATTCGCAAAGTAATTGTGGTTCCTAAAAAGATCATCAACATCGTGGTTGGATAA